In Humulus lupulus chromosome 7, drHumLupu1.1, whole genome shotgun sequence, the following are encoded in one genomic region:
- the LOC133791996 gene encoding uncharacterized protein LOC133791996 codes for MVITQSRQKSYADLGRRHVEFEVGDHVFLRVTPRKGIMVSRFGTKGKLSPRYVGPFEILDRVGNVAYRVALPSSLSGVHNVFHVSQRRKYVSDLSHMLSYETLGLQEDLSFDEHSVKILDQKDKVLRKKTISLVKVMWRNNVIEEATWELESYMLQQYPKLF; via the coding sequence ATGGTCATAACTCAAAGCAGACAGAAATCTTATGCAGACTTGGGGCGAAGACATGTTGAATTtgaggttggtgatcatgtgtttcttcgTGTGACACCACGAAAAGGAATAATGGTGAGTAGGTTTGGCACGAAAGGGAAGTTGAGTCCCAGGTACgttggtccttttgagatattggacagagTTGGTAATGTGGCTTATAGGGTAGCCTTACCATCATCGTTATCCGGGgtgcacaatgtgtttcatgtgtcaCAACGTCGTAAATATGTGTCAGATCTGTCACATATGCTAAGCTACGAGACTTTGGGTTTGCAAGAAGATTTGTCTTTCGATGAGCATTCGGTGAAGATCCTTGAtcagaaggacaaggtcctaagaaagaagactatttccttagtgaAAGTGATGTGGAGGAACAATGTTattgaggaagcaacctgggaactCGAATCATATATGCTACAGCAGTATCCGAAATTGTTTTAG